The Amycolatopsis japonica nucleotide sequence TCTACAAGGGAATGCTGACCCCCGAGCAGCTCCCGCTCTTCTTCGCCGACCTGACCGACACCCGGCTCACCAGCGCCATCGCGCTCGTGCACTCCCGGTTCTCCACCAACACCTTCCCGTCGTGGCCGCTGGCGCATCCGTTCCGGTTCGTCGCGCACAACGGCGAGATCAACACCATCCGGGGCAACCGCAACCGCATGCGCGCCCGTGAGGCGCTGCTCGAATCGGACCTCATCCCCGGCGATCTCACCCGCCTGTACCCGATCTGCTCGGCCGACGCGTCGGACTCCGCCTCCTTCGACGAGGTGCTGGAGCTGCTGCACCTCGGCGGGCGGTCGCTGCCGCACGCGGTGCTGATGATGATCCCCGAAGCGTGGGAGAACCACGCCGGGATGGACGCACAACGTCGTGCGTTCTACCAGTTCCACGCCAGCCTCATGGAGCCGTGGGACGGCCCGGCCTGTGTCACCTTCACCGACGGCACGCTCGTCGGCGCGGTGCTGGACCGCAACGGCCTGCGGCCCGCGCGATGGTGGCGCACCGCGGACGACCGGGTCGTGCTCGCCAGTGAGGCGGGCGTCCTCGACGTCGCCCCCGCGGACGTCGTGGCCAAGGGCCGCCTCAAGCCCGGCCGCATGTTCCTGGTGGACACCGAGGCGGGCCGGATCGTCGACGACGAAGAGGTCAAGTCGGCGCTGGCCAAGGAACTCCCGTACGAGGGCTGGCTGCACGCCGGTCTCCTGCAGATCGCCGACCTGCCGGACCGCGACCACATCGTGCAGAGCCACGATTCCGTGCTGCGGCGCCAGCTTTCCTTCGGCTACACCGAAGAAGAGCTGAAGATCCTCCTCGCGCCGATGGCGGTCAAGGCGGCCGAGCCGATCGGTTCGATGGGCTCCGACACCCCGCCCGCCGTGCTGTCGCAGCGTTCGCGGCTGCTCTACGACTACTTCAAGCAGAACTTCGCGCAGGTCACCAACCCGCCGCTGGACGCGATCCGCGAAGAGCTCGTCACCTCGATGAGCCGGATCATGGGCCCCGAGCGCAACCTGCTCGCCCCCGGCCCGGCCTCCTGCCGCCACGTGCAGCTGCCGTATCCGGTGATCGACAACGACGAACTCGCCAAGCTGATCCACATCAACGACGACGGCGACCTTCCCGGCTTCGCGTGCAGTGTCCTTTCCGGACTGTACGAAGTGGACGGTGGCGCCGACGCGCTGGCGTCCGCGATCGAGCGGGTCCGGCGCGAGGCGTCGGAGGCGATCGCGGCGGGCGCGCGCACGCTCGTGCTGTCCGATCGCGACTCCGACCACCGCATGGCGCCGATCCCGTCGCTGCTGCTGGTGTCCGCGGTGCACCACCACCTGGTGCGCACCAAGGAGCGGCTCCGCGTCGCGCTGGTCGTCGAGACCGGCGACGCCCGCGAGGTCCACCACATCGCGCTGCTGCTCGGTTACGGCGCCGCGGCGGTGAACCCCTACCTGGCCTTCGAGACCATCGAGGACATGATCTCGACCGGTGCGGTCACCGGGATCGAGCCGGCCAAGGCGATCCGCAACTACGTCAAGGCGCTCGTGAAGGGCGTCCTGAAGATCATGTCGAAGATGGGCATCTCGACCGTCGGCGCGTACACCGCGGCGCAGGTCTTCGAATCCTTCGGCCTGGCGCAGGATCTGCTCGACGAGTACTTCACCGGGACGTCGTCGAAGCTCGGCGGGGTCGGGCTGACCGTGCTCGCCGAAGAGGTCGCCACGCGGCATCGCCGCGCGTACCCGGACAACCCGACCGATCGAGTCCACCGTGGACTCGAGACCGGCGGCGAGTACGCGTACCGCCGCGAGGGCGAGCTGCACCTGTTCACCCCCGAAACCGTTTTCCTGTTGCAGCACGCGACGAAGACCGGCCGGGAAGAGGTGTACAAGAAGTACTCCGACGAGGTGCACCGCCTGTACCGCCAGGGTGGCGCGCTGCGCGGGCTGTTCGCCTTCCGCGAGGGCGTTCGCGAGCCCGTCCCGCTGGACGAGGTCGAGCCCGTCGAGGCGATCTTCAAGCGCTTCAACACCGGCGCGATGTCCTACGGTTCGATTTCGGCCGAGGCGCACGAAACGCTCGCCATCGCGATGAACCGCATCGGCGGCCGGTCGAACACCGGTGAGGGCGGGGAGGATCCCGAGCGGCTGTACGACCCGGCGCGGCGCAGCGCGATCAAGCAGGTCGCGAGCGGCCGCTTCGGCGTCACGAGCGAATACCTCGTCAACGCCGACGACATCCAGATCAAGATGGCGCAGGGCGCGAAGCCGGGCGAGGGCGGGCAGCTGCCGCCCAACAAGGTGTACCCGTGGATCGCGCGCACGCGGCACTCGACGCCG carries:
- the gltB gene encoding glutamate synthase large subunit is translated as MIFSAIPGKQGLYDPESEQDSCGVAMVADVRGRRSHGIVTDGLSALTNLDHRGAAGAEPTSGDGAGILLQLPDELLRAEVDFPLPAADADGHQTYATGIGFLPSDVEERNKAIALIERIATEEGLDVLGWREVPVDADRADIGPTARSVMPHFAMLFVAGAESDGRCPAGLELDRLAFCLRKRVENESVTAGCGIYFPSLSSRTIVYKGMLTPEQLPLFFADLTDTRLTSAIALVHSRFSTNTFPSWPLAHPFRFVAHNGEINTIRGNRNRMRAREALLESDLIPGDLTRLYPICSADASDSASFDEVLELLHLGGRSLPHAVLMMIPEAWENHAGMDAQRRAFYQFHASLMEPWDGPACVTFTDGTLVGAVLDRNGLRPARWWRTADDRVVLASEAGVLDVAPADVVAKGRLKPGRMFLVDTEAGRIVDDEEVKSALAKELPYEGWLHAGLLQIADLPDRDHIVQSHDSVLRRQLSFGYTEEELKILLAPMAVKAAEPIGSMGSDTPPAVLSQRSRLLYDYFKQNFAQVTNPPLDAIREELVTSMSRIMGPERNLLAPGPASCRHVQLPYPVIDNDELAKLIHINDDGDLPGFACSVLSGLYEVDGGADALASAIERVRREASEAIAAGARTLVLSDRDSDHRMAPIPSLLLVSAVHHHLVRTKERLRVALVVETGDAREVHHIALLLGYGAAAVNPYLAFETIEDMISTGAVTGIEPAKAIRNYVKALVKGVLKIMSKMGISTVGAYTAAQVFESFGLAQDLLDEYFTGTSSKLGGVGLTVLAEEVATRHRRAYPDNPTDRVHRGLETGGEYAYRREGELHLFTPETVFLLQHATKTGREEVYKKYSDEVHRLYRQGGALRGLFAFREGVREPVPLDEVEPVEAIFKRFNTGAMSYGSISAEAHETLAIAMNRIGGRSNTGEGGEDPERLYDPARRSAIKQVASGRFGVTSEYLVNADDIQIKMAQGAKPGEGGQLPPNKVYPWIARTRHSTPGVGLISPPPHHDIYSIEDLAQLIHDLKNANENARIHVKLVSSLGVGTVAAGVSKAHADVVLISGHDGGTGASPMNSLKHAGTPWEIGLAETQQTLLLNGLRDRITVQVDGAMKTGKDVVIAALLGAEEYGFATAPLIVEGCVMMRVCHLDTCPVGVATQSPDLRKRYTGQADHVVNYFRFVAEEVRETLAALGFRTLDEAIGHAEVLNTDEAIEHWKASGLDLAPIFEMPAETPYGGAKRRTRGQDHGLEHALDRTLIQLAEAALEDAHPVRLELPVRNVNRTVGTLLGSEITRRYGGEGLPEDTIHVLLTGSAGQSLGAFLPRGITLDMVGDANDYVGKGLSGGRIIVRPHPDAKFAAEGQTIAGNTLAYGATGGEMFLRGQVGERFCVRNSGAVVVAEGVGDHAFEYMTGGQAVVLGPTGRNLAAGMSGGEAYVLDLDRGKVNEEMVNLQTPSSEDLAWLKKTVQKHYDLTRSAVAASLLGDWPRRSAAFTKVMPRDYQRVLDAAKAARAAGRDVDEAIMEAARG